AATCTTCTCATTGACGGCAAACTGGTGCCCGGCGATCTGACCATGCCGGTACTGAATCCCGCGACCGAAGAGGTGTTGGCGCAGTGCCCGCGGGCCTCGAAATCGCAGCTCGATGCCGCCGTTGCCGCAGCAAAGGCCGCCTACCCCGCCTGGGCCGCGGCTCCGATGGAAGACCGCCGCAAGGTCGTGATCGGAATGGCCGACGTGATCGAGGCCAATTCGGGCGAGCTTGCGCGCCTGCTCACATCCGAGCAGGGCAAGCCGCTTGCGGACGCCACCGGCGAAGTGCTCGGCATGGCCGCCTTCTTCCGCTATCTCGGCTCGCTCGAACTGCCGATGAAGGTGATCGAGAACTCGGGCGATCGCAAGGTGGAGGCCTATCGCCGCCCGCTCGGCGTCGTCGGCGCCATCATCCCCTGGAACTATCCGCTCCTGATCCTCGCCTTCAAGCTGCCCTCGGCGCTGCTCGCCGGCAACACACTGGTGGTCAAACCCGCGCCGACCACGCCGCTCGCCACGCTGCGCTTTGCCGAGCTGATTAAGGACGTGGTGCCGAAGGGCGTGCTCAACTTCATCACCGACGCCAATGATCTCGGCGGCGAGATGACCAAGCATCCTGACATCCGCAAGATCTCCTTCACCGGCTCGACGGCGACAGGCCAGAAGGTGATGGCGAGCGCAGCGCAGACGCTCAAGCGCATCACGCTCGAGCTCGGCGGCAACGACGCCGGCATCGTGCTCGACGACGTCGACCCGAAGAAGGTCGCGCCCGGCATCTTCGAAGGCGCGTTCCAGAATTCCGGCCAGGTCTGCCTCGCCATCAAGCGGCTCTATGTGCACGAGTCCGTCTATGACGAGCTCTGCAATGAGCTGGTCGCGATCGCCAGGAACACGGTGGTAGACGACGGCTCCAAGCAGGGCACGAAGCTCGGGCCGCTTCAGAACAAGATGCAGTACGAAAAGGTGAAGGCGTTCCTCGAAGACGCGCACAAGAACGGCAAGGTGGTCGCCGGCGGCGCCGTGATGGACCGTCCCGGCTACTTCATCGAGCCGACCATCGTGCGCGACATACAGGAAGGCTCGAAGCTGGTCGATGAGGAGCAGTTCGGCCCCGTGCTCCCGCTGATCAAATATTCCGACAAGGATGACGTGATCCGCCGCGCCAACGCCACCACTTATGGCCTCGGGGCTTCGGTGTGGTCGTCCGACATCAAGCGCGCGCACGAGGTTGCAACGCAGCTCGAGTCCGGCACGGTCTGGATCAACAAACACCTCGACATGGCCCCGAACATCCCGTTCGGCGGCGCCAAGCAATCGGGCATCGGCACCGAATTCGCCGAGGAAGGCCTTGCCGAATTCACCCAGCTCCAGATCATCAACGGCCCGCCGGCGGCCTGACCTGAAAACCGGAGCCGCGGCGCAACCGCCGCGGCCCCTTCTATTTGCCGTGAAACGGAGGCCAACCATGTTCGATGCGCAATGCGACCTTGCAGCCCTCGTCTACGAGCAGTACCAGGACCCCGACGCGGTCTCGCACGAGTTTGACGCGGACCTGAATGCGCGCGGCGTTCGCGTCGTCGGCATGGTTCAGGCCGGCCAATGCGCGGACTCGAGTCTATCGGCGGTGCTGCTTCACAGCGGCGAGACTCTTCTGCTGGCGCAGGATTTCGATCCGGCCGCACAGGGCTGCCGGCTCGATCTCGCGCGACTGCAAAATGCCGGCGTGCGGATCGCCGAGGCGCTGGCACATGGCGCAGACCTCGTCATCATCAACCGCTTCGGCAAGCGCGAACGCGACGGCAAGGGCCTGTTCCATCTGATCGGACGCGCGCTCGACGCCGACATTCCCGTGGTGATCGCCGTCGGCAACGACCATTTCGCCGACTGGATCAGATTCGCCGGAGGCATGAGCGTGAAACTCGGCTGTGATCGCGATGCGCTCGACGCCTGGTGGCACAGCATCTCTACAAGCAATGCGGAGCCCGAGCCGGCATCACATCCTACGGTGTGTGAAATTCTCAAATAGATCGCGCGGCTGGCCCCGGCAAAATTCTGCTCGCAATCAGACAGACGCGACCTGACACACGAATTCACTGCGCGCTTCTGCATCTGCAGCCATACGATCATGCATTCCATGAATCACGATCGCGTGGGCAGTAGTTTCCCGGAATATGGCCACCGGCTGCGGGTCTGGTAATTCTTCGGCCCCAGCTCCGACCCCCAGGAAATCGAATGCCGCTGAGCCGGCTCCAGCCATCGCCAGTCCTGCGCATCGAGCGCTTCTCGGACTTCAGCGCATTTCGCGCCAACGAGGTGCTCGGCCTCGGCAAGAGCACGCCGCTGCGTCCGCGCGAATTCTCGCTGTCGCGCGCAATCCTGCCGCTGCGCGAAGGCCTGTTCGTATTCCAGCGCTGCTTCGCCCGGCGCTATGAGGCCGAGATCGGCACGGACAACGGCTTCGGTCTCGTCGTCCCCTTCAGCTTTAACTCCATCGCCAACGGTGATGAGGTCGACAGCTCGATGATTGCCCTGATGCGTGGCAAGGCCGCGGTCGATGCGATCGAGCACAATCCCAACACCTATCTGATGCTGCGCTTCAACTCGGACATGCGACATCGCGGCTGGGGTGATTTCGACACCGGCATGAAATACGTCCGCACGCAGAACGATCCGATGGCGCGTCTGCGCGCCGCAATCCTGGAGATGTACGCGCAGGCTTCGGTATGCAGCGATCCCCGGCATTTTGCGGCGCTCAACCGCCCGATCCAGGAAACGCTGATCGCCGGCCTCGATGCTGCCCTGCTGCCGGCGGAGGCCCGCATCGCCCGCCCCGGCTCATTCGACAAGCATCGCAGGCTGATCGCGCGGCTCGACGAGGTCGTCGAGTTCTCCGGCAGCAAGCCACTCTACAGCGACGATCTCGCCGCTGCGATTGGCGTGTCCGTGCGCACGCTCCAGATCGCGGCACAGGCGGTGCACGGCGTCAGCCTGCACCATTATCTGCGCCTCAAGCGGCTATGGTCCGTGCGTGTCCAGCTCATGACCGGAGGCGACGGCGTGACCGTCAAGGCCGCAGCGCTCGGCAACGGCTTCTGGCACCTCGGCGACTTCGCCAAGGGCTACAGGCGCCTATTCGGCGAGGCACCGTCCGAGACGCTGGCGCGCGGACGGCGTCCGTTTCGTCTGGGCATCGGCGCCTGAGAGCAACGATCGCCGTCAGGCGTGGCCGGCCTCCTTGCGATGGCCGCTCTCGCTGAGACGGTCGACCCAGGCGATGCCGATCGCCGATATGATGAAGGTCAGGTGGATCAGCACCTGCCACATCACGGCGGTCTCGCTGGAATTGCTGCGCGTCGTGCCGAGATTGCCCGCCTCGATGAAGGTCCTCAGCAGCGAGATCGAGGAGATGCCGATGATCGCCATCGCCAGCTTGATCTTGAGCACGCTGGCATTGACGTGGCTCAGCCATTCCGGCTCGTCGGGATGGCCGGTCAGGTTCAGCCGGGAGACGAAGGTCTCGTAGCCGCCGACGATCACCATCACCAGCAGGTTCGAGATCATGACGACGTCGATCAGCCCTAGCACGACCAGCATGATCTGCTGCTCGCTGGCGTCGAACGAGTGCAGGACCAGATGCCAGAGCTCTTTCAGGAACAGCAGCACATAGACGCCCTGCGCGACGATCAGGCCGACATAGAGCGGCACTTGCAGCCAGCGCGAGCCGAAGATGAGCTGGGCAAACGGGCCGATCCGCGGCCCCGGTGCGGCATGCGCCGAGGCTGCTTTGGGTTCAGACGTCATCGATCACTCCGGATTGCGGGCAAATTTGTCGTCTCAGAGACTCGCAATGACCGGCGCGAGTTCCAGAGTGCCCCGATAGATCATCTCGAAGGCGACGTAAACGATGATGGCGAGACCGACATAGGCGATCCAGCGCTGCTTCTGGAGCACGCGGCCAAGCAAGTCTGCGGCAACGCCCATCATCGCAACCGACAATAGCAGGCCGAAGGCCAGGATGTAGGGATGCTCGCGCGCGGCACCCGCGACCGCGAGCACGTTGTCGAGCGACATCGAAACGTCGGCGGCGACGATCTGAATCGCCGCCTGGCCGAAGGTCTTTTGCTGCACCGGCGCAGCAGCCGCGTTGCCATGGCCGAATGCGAGCTGGTTCGAATGGGTGGAATGCTCGCGCAGCTCGCGCCACATCTTCCAGCAGACCCAGAGCAGCAGCACGCCGCCGGCGAGCAGGAGGCCGATCACTTGCAGGAGCTGGGTCGCGACGCCGGCGAAGAGGATACGCAGCGCGGTGGCGGCGATGATGCCGACCACGATGGCGCGGCGGCGCTGCTCGGCCGGGAGACCGGCGGCGGCAAGGCCGATGACGACGGCGTTGTCGCCGGCGAGGACGAGATCGATCAGGATGACCTGAAGCAGCGCGGTCAGCGCCTCGGGGGTGATGAATTCAGTCATGATCGTTCATTTTTCGATAAGGACGGATCGAGCCAATGCGGCTTCCTCCGCTCGACCCAGTCCAGGACCTTCGAACGTGAGGAGCGCAGCGCAGGCACGTCCTCGGCAAGCAGCGCGAGACCGAGCGGCAGCATCCAGACACCGAGAATCGGCAGAAACGAGAGCACGCCGCCTACGATGAGCAGCGCGCCCGAGGGAATCCTCACCCAGCGGCTCGACGGCTTGAGCAGGTAGGTGACGGTGTCACCCACGCGCGGCGGCAGACGATGGACGAGCCTGTCGAGGCGCGGGTCGCCGCCGGCCATCTGGCTGGCAGCGCGCTCGGCTCCCGTCGTACGCTCGTCCGAGGTCGTGGTCATGCTCATTCCTTTGCTCCCGTGGGGGGCGCGGCGCGGCCCGCAGCCGGTGCAACCTGCTTTGCGCGGGGCAGCGCCAGCGTCAGCAGGCGCAACAGCTTGATCGCCTGCACCTCATGGGGATGCACGTCCTCGTCGGCGGCCGCAACGCGTTCCGACAGTTCCATCAGATGAGACGACAGCGGCATGTTCGAGACCGGTCGCAGCGTGTCGATCACGACGTTGGCAAAATCCGGCTCCTCCAGGCGTTCAGCGAGTGCGTCGAACATTGCCAGCAGCCGTTCATCGTCGAGATGAGGCGCCAATCGGCGATCCCGGATGAAGCTGATCACCTCGTCACGCTCGACCGGCGAAACGCGCCGGTCGGCCACCGCGACCAGCGCGCCGGCAATGACCAACGCGGCCGCAGCCTGCTCGTTCAGGCTGGCCGGGTCCGCGATCTCGATCGGATTTGAATGCTTGGCGTCAGACATCGTTGCTCCCTAAACTTGCGAAATGACCGCACGGAGCTTGCGATGGAACGACTGGTCGGAGAGAACCGAAGAGGGCCCGACGATCGCCGATCCATCGCATTCGCGCGGGACAGGTCATCCGACATCACGAGGTTTGCCGACGTTGTCGGTGTCCTCGTCAGAGGGGCCCGGATTCTTGTTCCTGCCAGACATAAAGAAGGGTCTGTCGGAATCAAGTCGATACGGCTGCGACCAGCCGCCGCATCGGTTCCGCGGTGCCGGTTTGGTTAAGCAATTACGGGAGCACCCTGATCACGTCCTCGCGATCATTCCCCACGAAGCCCCCGCGGAATGGCAGCGGAGTGCGGCGCACGCAGCTCACACCCGCTCCACGAGATGCGCACGCGATGGTCCCGGATCGAACCGGTCGCCGAAATATTGGGTTTCGTGAACCACGAGGCCGTCGCGGAATTCCATGATGCTGACCACATAGGACGGCACGCCGTCATAGCTCAGCACGAACTCGCTCACCCAGAGATCACCGCCGCCGATGATCCTGCGAACGGTGAAGCGTTTCTTGTTAGGCTGCAGCGTCCGGCTTTCCTGAATGTTGCTGCGGCCATGGATCCGCTCGCCCGATTGCGGATAATCGAGCACGGCGTCCTCGCGATAGATGTCGTGCTCCGCCTCGAAATCATTTGCGTCCGAAGCAGCCCAGTGGCGAGTGAGCGCAGCGAGTATCGCCTGGTCGTCCATCGCGGTCTCCGATCTCTGCTTTTTCACTTCGACCACCCGGACCAGAGTGAGGCCGGTGCCCGGCATGAAGATATACAATTTAGCCCTCACTGCGTACTGATCACGGATGCGAGAGATTTGCTCCCTGATCGATTGATTTGGATGATCCGGATGAAGACGAAACGCAGCCGCATGGGCGCACGCCAGATCTACAAGGCGCTGCGGGACCAAATCGTGGCGCGGGTGTATGGGACGGACGGGTTGCTGCCGTCGTCGCGTGCGCTCGCCGGCGAGATGGGCGTCGCACGATCGACCGTCACTGTCGCCTACGAGCAGCTTGCGGCCGAAGGTTTCATCGAGACACGGCATGGCGCCCGGCCGCGCGTGGCCAGCGCCGTCGTCGCACGTGGACGAACGCGCGCCTCTTCGCGCCCGCCGGCGCGCAAAATGCGGTTGTCGGCATTCGGCGAGCGGTTGCGGCAGGGCCCGCCGCGCTGGACCGAACCGCCGCGCGGGCTCATTGCGAACTTCCGTTATGGCGAGCTCTCGCCGTCGGACTTTCCGGTGCTGGCATGGAAAAGAGCCGTGACGGCTACGATGGCGCGCAAGCCCGAACGGCTGGCTTATGACGACCCTGCGGCTCGCTGCGACTGCGCAGCGCGCTTCAGGGCTATCTCTGGCGATCGCGCAGCATCCGCTGCGACCTCGACCAGATCATCGTCGTGAACGGCTCGCAGCAAGGTCTCGACATCTGCGCACGGCTGCTGCTCGACGCGGGCGACCGCTTCGTGATGGAGGACCCCGGCTACCAGATGGCGCACCACACCTTTGTGGCGACGGGCGCAATCGCCGTGCCGATCGCGGTCGACGCAGATGGATTGGAGACCGCGCGGCTCGATGGCATCGAGGCCCGCCTCGCCTATGTCACGCCGTCGCATCAATATCCGCTCGGCGGGGTGATGCCGATCGGACGCCGCCACCAATTGCTCGCCTGGGCGCGCGAGAATGAGGCCTGCGTGATCGAGGACGATTACGACAGCGAGTACCGCTACGACACCAAGCCCATCCCGCCGCTGCATGCGCTGGAGGGCAGCGACAACGTGGTCTATCTCGGGACCGTCTCCAAGACGCTGTCCCCGACCCTGCGGGTCGGCTATCTCGTGGTGCCCGCCGGACTGCGATCCCTGTTCGCCGCCGCCAAGCAGATCATGGACCGGCACACGCCGCTCGTCGAACAGGATGCGCTCGCTGGGATGTTGGAGAGCGGCGCCTATGAGGGCCACGTCAGGCGCATGCGCCGGCGCAACGCGGAGCGCCAGCGGGCGCTACTCGACGCGCTGCACGGCCGGTTCGGCGATCGCGTCCGGATCGAGGGCACGGCTGCCGGCCTGCATGTGGTGGCCTGGTTCGACGATCTGCCGCAGAAGCGTGAGGATGCGCTGATCAATGCCGCACGCATGAAGGGCGTCGGCATCTATCCCGTCTCGGCGCTGTTCACCGGACCCCGCCAGATGCGGAAGACGGTCGGCCTCGTCATGGGCTATTCGGCGCTGGAGATCGCGCAGATCGAGCGCGGCTGCAAGCTTCTCGCGCAAGCCATGGAAGAACTGGACTGACGAAACAATCGCGAACTGGCAGTTTATGACAGGCCAGATTCCGGCTATCTCCGGACCTGACACGGAGACAGCCATGTACATTCCCCCCGCCTTTAGGGATGACGACATCGAGAGCATTCGGGCGACCATCCGCGGCGCACGCCTCGCCAGCCTCGTGACGGCCACCACCGATGGCCCGGTTGCGACCCCGCTGCCGCTCTTCCTTGACGAGGGCGAAGGCGAGCACGGCGTGCTGTATGGGCATATCGCCAAGGCCAACCCGCAATGGAAGCTGACGCCGATCGGACATGCACTCGCGATCTTCAGCGGTCCCGATGCCTATGTGACGCCGTCCTGGTACGCGACCAAAGAGGAGACTGGAAAAGTCGTGCCGACCTGGAATTACGTGGCGGTGCATGCGTATGGCCAGGTCGAATTCTTCCAGGAGCCGGAGCGACTGCTCGGCGTCGTGACGCGGCTGACGAACAGGCACGAAGGCGCGCGCGCCAAGCCATGGGCCGTCGATGATGCGCCCGCTGATTTCATCGCCGCGCAGCTGCGCGGGATCGTCGGCGTGCGCATTCCCGTCGTACGGTTCGAGGGCAAGCGCAAGATGAGCCAGAACCGGCCCGAGGCCGACCGCGTTCGCGTCGCGCAAGGTCTTGCGACAAGCGATGATCCCAGTGATCGCGAGGTTGCGCCCCTGATCCCGCTTCCGGTCTGACGACAGCTCTTTTCCGGCCTTCGCCGGCCGGAAACATGCCCCAGTCAGCTCGCGCAGGAACGAACTGTGACGCGCTCGTTCCTGACGACGGCTTCGACCGTCCTGCGCGCAACGGCATCGAAATCCGACGGTGCAAGATAGCCCTGGGCATAAGCTTCCTGCGTCAGGCGCTCGATGCGCTTGTCCTCGCCGGTCGACCATTGCCGGGCGATGTAGTCAGCACCGGGTTTGCCATAGATCGTGGGATAATGTTCGGTGTCGGTCTGACGGCGGTAGTAATATCCGCCGAGTGAGCTGATGAACTGCTTCCGCCCCTCGCCTGCGCAGCGGGACCCATAGGGGCGTTCGAGCGCCAGCGCGGCGCTACGGCGCGAGCTTGCTCTCCCATCCACGAAGATCGCTTCATTGGAGCCGTAACCCGGACCGTCGATGATCGGACTTGCTTGCTGGGCTGCCTTTTGCGGCGCGAATGCCCATGCGGCGACCTGATAGACGACGAGGGCCCAGACGATGAACCAGGCACGGTTCATCTCGCGTTCGTCCCGCGTTGCTTCGGCAGGCACACAGGAGACGGATCGGACCATAGGCCGGGACCGGCAAACTGGAGGACCGTGAGGCGGATCTCCTCCGGAAAATCCTCCTTGATGATGCCTTTTTGCTCGAAGGCCTCGGCCAGTTGCGCCTGGACGCGAACGTCCAGCGGCGTCGAGTATGCGGCGTTGGCCTGATCGCGCTTCTTTTCGCTACAGAACATCGCCAGTGCCGGGTTTGGACAGTCGAAGATCTTCATGTAGCCCCGCGCATAGGCCGACGTGGCCGCAATGAGATTCGCTTTCATCGTCCTGTCGCACGGCGACATCGCATAGGCGGTGCCTGCCTGCAGCGCGTCCATCCGCAGCGCATCGAGTTGCGGATCCTTGTCGCTTTGCAGGGTGTGCTTGGCCTCCCACGCCTTGCGTTCATGTGCCTTGGCGCTCTCGTCGCCGAATGTGACAGTGAGTGTCGGCTTCAACTCTCCGACCGGCGAAGAGGAAGCGACAGTCGTGGGAAAGCCACGCATCGCCCAGGAGATGCCGACGAAGGTGGTGACGAACGCCATGAAAGTGAAAAGAACGAAGCGGCCCATGATGTGCACTCGAATTGCCGAGCGCAACCTAACGGTGTCGCGTTAAGAGACGTACTAATATGCGGGTTCCAGCTCCGCAGGGTAAATGAACGTCTAAGGATGTCCTAACGAAACGCGGATATTTTCCGAAGACGTCGAAGAGCTGCGGTCGGGAACTAACGTGCAGGCCGATCCGTTACTGCACGTCACGGCATCTCCCGACAGGATCCCTCATGTGCCGCTGGATCGCATACCGGGGCGAGACGACGTCCTTCGAGCCCTATGTCACCGAGCCCGAGCATTCACTGGTCGCGCAGAGCATCCGCTCGCTTCAGTCGACGGCGGGATCGAACGGTGACGGCTTTGGTCTCGGCTGGTACGGCGAACATCCGGAGCCCGGCCTGTATCGCGAGACGCGCCCGGCGTGGTCGGACGAGAACCTGCGCTATCTTTGCCGCCATCTGCGCTCGCATCTGTTCTTCGCGCATGTACGCGCGGCCACCGGCACCGCGGTGACGCGGCAGAATTGCCATCCCTTCGCCTGTGGCCAGTGGATGTTCATGCACAATGGATTCGTCGGAAGCTGGAATCGGCTGCGGCGCAAGGTCGAGGCGCTGATTCCCGATGCCTATTACCCATCGCGGCTGGGCACGACCGATTCGGAAGCCGTGTTCCTTGCCATGATGGGCGCGGGCCTGGACAGCGATCCGCTCGGCGCAACGCAGCACGTGCTGCAGGCCCTCGTCGGTCTCGTCAACGAAGGTCAGCTCCGCGAGCGGCTGCGCTTCACCAGCGCGATCGCCAACGGCCGTGATCTCTACGCGTTCCGGGTTGCGGTCAACGACGCCGCGAACACGCTGTATTACCGCGAGGCAGGCGATGAGGTCGTCGTCGTGTCCGAGCCGTTCGACAAGGAGGAGGATTGGGCCGAAGTGCCGCCCAATCACGCCCTGATCGCGCGTGCATCCGAAACCGTGAAGATAGTTCCGTTCCCGCTTGCAATTTCAGGTGAGTGCGACGCGGAACCGGTCCCGGCCAGAAGGATTATTGCCCGCAGGTAATATCGGCCGGGTGGCACGATGGCATTGTCTTCAGACGTTTTGAAACTGCTGCGGCTGGATCCCTCCGACGACAGGCAGCACCTCGTCATTCGCTCCGCCGGCGGCAGCGGCAAGGCGGCGGAGTATTCCTTCGGCATCGAGGAGGAATACTTCCTCGCCGATCGCCGCAGCCTGGAGGTCGCGATCCAGACTCCCGACGCGCTGTTCGAGTCGGCGAACTGGTCGACCGGCGGCCAGGCGATGCGGGAGATGCTGCAATCCCAGCTCGAGGTCGCCACCAACATTCACGTCGAAGTCAACGACGCGCGCGAGGAGCTCCGCTTCCTTCGCCGCGAGGTCGCGAACGTCGCCACGCAGTACGGCTTCGTGATCATGGCCTGCGGCACGCACCCGACCGCGGTCTGGCGCATGTCCCAGCCGAGCCCGAAACCGCGCTACGAGGAGATGATCGAGGATCTGCGCAGCATCGGCCACCGCAACATGATGTGCGGCATGCATGTGCACGTCCAGCTGCCAGATCCCGAGAAGCGCATGGCAGTGATGCGGGCGATGCTGCCGCATCTGCCGCTATTCATCGCACTCTCCGCCTCCTCCCCGTTCTGGAATTCGCACAAGACCGGGCTGAAGGGTTACCGGCTCGCCGCCTACTCCGAGCTGCCGCGCACTGGCCTGCCCGAACTGTTCGAGGACAGGCAGGATTACGACGAATATGTCGGCGCGTTGCAGCGCTCCGGCGTGATTCCCGATGAGAGCCACATCTGGTGGGCGATGCGGCCCTCGATGCGGCATCCGACCCTCGAACTTCGCGCGCCGGATACCTGCACCTTCATCGACGATGCCGTTGCCATTGCATCGCTCTACCGCTGCCTGACCCGCCATCTCTACCTGCGACCTCATCTGTCGAAGGAGGTCACCGTGGTCGAGCGCGCGATTGCGGTGGAAAACAAATGGCGCGCCCAGCGCTACGGTACCGATTGCATCTTCGCCTCGAAGGACGGGCCGGTCACGATCTCGGAGCTGCTCTCCCGCGTGATCGACGACATTGCCGCAGACGCAGGCGCGCTGAACTGCGCCGCCGAGGTCGAGCACTGCCGGACCATCGTCGAGCGCGGCAGCTCCGCAGAATTCCAGCTTCGCGCCTATCGCGAAAACGGCGACGACATCGCGGCCGTGTCACGGTGGATTGCGACATCCACCACATCGGGAACGAGCGCTCCGATCGGAAGCGTTTCTGCGCCGTCATAACGCCCAGGCAAGCTTCGGGAACGAAATGTCGTCCTGAATTCGGGCACCTTGGAGAAACGCATGAATCACGTCACCTCTTGCACCGGCTGCGGCCATGGACTTGTTCCGATGCTTTCGGCAAAGGGCCGCGCGGAGCTCGGCTGTCTCTGGTGCGAAGGCGTCGACGTGCGAACGACGGACATGGCGAAGTGGGCGGACAGCCCGTCCGGCAAGCCTGAACGGGCTGCCCGTCAGCCGTTCGAATGAGCGTCCTCCGGTCAGACCCTCGCCGGCACGCGTTGCGGCGGCATATTGCCGGACTGCGGGAGACGATCAGCCGCTGACTTTCGCGGCGGCCGGCGCCGCGGGACGTAGAGACAGGTGACGAGGATCGGCTCGTCATCGCCGAGCGCTGCACGCTCCTTGGCGAGCAGGCTCATGACCGAACGCATCTTGAGGATTTCCTCCGCGACGAAGGTGCAATCCTCGTCCCGGTCGACCTGCTCACGCATGATGGCTTCGGCCTCGAGCATGCTGACGCGAAGCGCTCTAATGGTTCTGCGGATTTCGTTGATGCGGTTGTCCATCGCTGCCTCCATCACGGGTGCAGCATAAGAACAAAACATGAACAAAACGTCAAGACCTCCGACGGCCCCCAAGACCCCGCGGACCAAGACCCCGCGGACCCAGACCTCACAGGGCGAAGGCTACTCCGCCGCCTGACGCACGTGGCGCGCGGTCGGCGTGCGCATGGTGACGAGTTCCTCGGCCGCGGTCGGGTGTAGCGCGATCGTGGCGTCGAAATCGGCCTTGGTCGCTTTCATCTTCACCGCGATCGCGACCGCCTGGGTGATCTCGGCGGCGGCATCGCCGACGATGTGGCAGCCCAGCACGCGATCGGTCGCGCCGTCGACGACGAGCTTCATCAACACGCGTGTGTCGCGGCCCGACATCGTCGCCTTGATGGGGCGGAACGTCGTCTTGTAGATGTCGACGTGGCTGAATTGCGCGCGCGCCTCGGTTTCCGTCAAACCAACCGTGCCGACCTCCGGCTGCGAGAACACGGCGGTCGGGATGTTGGCATGATCGACCCTGACCTCGCGCTTGCCGAACACGGTATCGGCAAAGGCATGGCCCTCGCGGATCGCCACCGGGGTCAAGTTAAAGCGGTGGGTGACGTCGCCGATCGCGTAGATGCTGTCGACCGAGCTCTTGGAGAAATGGTCGACGGCAATGCCGCCGTTCGCAGGATTGATGGCGACGTCGGCGTTCTCTAGGCCGAGATTGGC
This genomic stretch from Bradyrhizobium sp. CCGB12 harbors:
- a CDS encoding carboxylate-amine ligase codes for the protein MALSSDVLKLLRLDPSDDRQHLVIRSAGGSGKAAEYSFGIEEEYFLADRRSLEVAIQTPDALFESANWSTGGQAMREMLQSQLEVATNIHVEVNDAREELRFLRREVANVATQYGFVIMACGTHPTAVWRMSQPSPKPRYEEMIEDLRSIGHRNMMCGMHVHVQLPDPEKRMAVMRAMLPHLPLFIALSASSPFWNSHKTGLKGYRLAAYSELPRTGLPELFEDRQDYDEYVGALQRSGVIPDESHIWWAMRPSMRHPTLELRAPDTCTFIDDAVAIASLYRCLTRHLYLRPHLSKEVTVVERAIAVENKWRAQRYGTDCIFASKDGPVTISELLSRVIDDIAADAGALNCAAEVEHCRTIVERGSSAEFQLRAYRENGDDIAAVSRWIATSTTSGTSAPIGSVSAPS